In Niveispirillum cyanobacteriorum, the following proteins share a genomic window:
- a CDS encoding TonB-dependent receptor domain-containing protein, translating into MTLSNNVRGSVRSRLLLGAALAAVLAPMGTALAQDAIEEIVVTGSRIARPNDTSTSPVYSVGAAEIDALQQPEVEKIFRMLPVTVPGDGQNTNNGTAGASTVDLRGLGAQRNLIMMDGKRVTPYNFNGLVDVSTIPTALIERVDIVTGGASAVYGSDAMSGAINFIMKDDFEGVDANYDYSVTGEGDGHIHSADVTVGSNLADGRGNVVLGINYSQRKGVQLGSRPLGQLGIATASGANYQNFLDGKVPDPAPAGCGGPNSVAAGGSPTTLPSRVTIAGGPALGQFRDDGSIGANCSVFNFNPYNYYQTPLERFGGFASGHYEINEHVEAYGRFSYSSTKNTQQVAPSGIFGTTFFVPLNNPYLTGAARQTIINAANAGRTAGTVMTGGVFPNWVDVNNNGVVDQADDIRLSISRRTVELGPRSTSYDNNAFQFLTGLRGDIMEGWTYDVSVQHGESSRTNLSQGYTNITNVGNALNAVSTTACRGGQGGCVPINLFGGFGSITPEMAAYASASAIDKQHYAQTIVTGSVSGPIEGLVSPWASDSVAVSFGAEYRKETGSRTPDECWKLAPASCLGGAGGNLRPISGGFDVQEVFGEVLVPLVADKPGFESLDLEAAYRYADYDPTGVNKTWKLGLNWTPIDSVRFRGSQQRAARAPNVGELAAPQVAALQNANTDPCSVGNAAALTDATLRARCISTGMTAAQVGNVVDIAAGQVNVFAGTDLARLPTPEVADTSTLGIVLTPDLGAIKNTFISLDYYNIKIKDVIGAFAPQEILDGCYVAGDASQCAKVIRVGGTLTLPGAGLQAFTTNLNYLKAEGLELGVNFNVDLEDLGVGGDMGTLIFALNANYYLTQESKSSDQTPVLDCVGRFGTSCPGAVGAGGVGSPLPEVRWVQRMNWNIGDFTIGYTWRHLGGVEIEERQKPTTFDKFEKIKAYNYIDLQGSYQLFEQVRLSAGVTNLFEKDPPVVGNEAGATSANSGNTFPSMYDPLGRVFSVGVNVRF; encoded by the coding sequence ATGACACTTTCTAATAATGTGCGCGGCTCGGTCCGCTCCCGCCTGCTGCTGGGCGCCGCCCTGGCCGCGGTGCTGGCGCCGATGGGCACCGCCCTGGCGCAGGATGCGATCGAAGAGATCGTTGTGACCGGTTCGCGCATTGCGCGTCCCAATGATACCTCCACCAGCCCCGTTTACTCGGTGGGTGCCGCCGAGATTGACGCGCTTCAGCAGCCGGAAGTCGAGAAAATCTTCCGCATGCTGCCCGTCACGGTTCCCGGCGACGGCCAGAACACCAATAACGGCACCGCCGGCGCCTCCACCGTCGATCTGCGCGGCCTGGGTGCCCAGCGCAACCTGATCATGATGGATGGCAAGCGCGTCACGCCGTACAATTTCAACGGTCTGGTTGACGTCTCCACCATCCCGACGGCCCTGATTGAGCGTGTGGACATCGTCACCGGCGGTGCGTCCGCCGTGTACGGCTCGGACGCCATGTCCGGCGCCATCAACTTCATCATGAAGGATGATTTTGAAGGCGTTGATGCTAATTACGACTATTCCGTCACGGGCGAGGGGGATGGTCACATCCATTCCGCCGATGTGACCGTCGGTTCCAACCTGGCCGATGGCCGCGGCAATGTCGTGCTGGGCATCAACTACTCGCAGCGCAAGGGCGTGCAGCTGGGTTCCCGTCCGCTGGGTCAGCTGGGTATCGCCACCGCGTCGGGTGCTAATTACCAGAACTTCCTGGATGGCAAGGTGCCGGACCCTGCCCCGGCGGGTTGCGGTGGTCCGAACTCCGTCGCGGCTGGCGGTTCGCCGACCACGCTGCCGTCGCGCGTCACCATCGCCGGCGGCCCGGCCCTGGGTCAGTTCCGCGATGATGGCTCCATCGGCGCCAACTGCTCGGTCTTCAACTTCAATCCGTATAACTACTACCAGACCCCGCTGGAGCGTTTTGGGGGCTTCGCGTCCGGCCATTACGAGATCAACGAGCATGTCGAGGCCTATGGCCGCTTCTCGTACTCCAGCACGAAGAACACCCAGCAGGTCGCGCCGTCGGGCATTTTCGGCACCACCTTCTTCGTGCCGCTGAACAACCCGTATCTGACGGGTGCTGCCCGTCAGACCATTATCAACGCCGCCAATGCCGGCCGCACTGCTGGTACGGTGATGACGGGCGGTGTCTTCCCGAACTGGGTGGACGTCAACAATAACGGCGTTGTCGATCAGGCCGACGATATCCGTCTGTCGATCAGCCGCCGTACCGTGGAACTGGGGCCCCGCTCCACCTCCTACGACAATAACGCGTTCCAGTTCCTGACGGGGCTGCGCGGCGACATCATGGAAGGCTGGACCTATGATGTGTCGGTGCAGCATGGCGAAAGCAGCCGCACCAACCTGAGCCAGGGCTATACCAACATCACCAATGTCGGCAACGCGCTGAACGCCGTCAGCACCACGGCCTGCCGTGGCGGCCAGGGCGGCTGCGTGCCGATCAACCTGTTCGGTGGCTTCGGCTCCATCACCCCGGAAATGGCGGCCTATGCCTCCGCGTCGGCCATCGACAAGCAGCATTACGCCCAGACCATCGTCACCGGTTCCGTCAGCGGCCCGATCGAAGGTCTGGTCAGCCCCTGGGCCAGTGACAGCGTTGCCGTCAGCTTCGGTGCCGAGTACCGCAAGGAAACCGGCTCCCGCACACCGGACGAATGCTGGAAGCTGGCTCCGGCCTCGTGCCTGGGTGGTGCGGGCGGTAACCTGCGCCCGATCTCCGGCGGTTTCGACGTGCAGGAAGTCTTCGGCGAAGTGCTGGTGCCGCTGGTCGCGGACAAGCCGGGCTTCGAGTCGCTGGACCTGGAAGCGGCCTATCGTTACGCCGACTATGACCCGACCGGCGTCAACAAGACCTGGAAGCTGGGCCTGAACTGGACCCCGATAGACAGCGTCCGTTTCCGTGGTTCGCAGCAGCGCGCGGCCCGCGCCCCGAACGTAGGTGAACTGGCGGCACCGCAGGTCGCGGCCCTGCAGAATGCCAATACCGACCCCTGCTCGGTCGGCAATGCGGCGGCTCTGACGGATGCCACCCTGCGCGCCCGCTGCATTTCCACCGGCATGACCGCCGCCCAGGTCGGTAATGTCGTGGATATCGCCGCCGGTCAGGTGAACGTGTTCGCCGGTACTGATCTGGCCCGCTTGCCGACCCCGGAAGTGGCCGACACCAGCACGTTGGGCATCGTCCTGACCCCGGATCTGGGTGCGATCAAGAACACCTTCATCTCGCTGGACTATTACAACATCAAGATCAAGGACGTGATCGGCGCCTTTGCACCGCAGGAAATCCTGGACGGTTGCTATGTCGCCGGTGACGCCAGCCAGTGCGCCAAGGTCATCCGCGTCGGTGGCACGCTGACTCTGCCGGGTGCAGGTCTGCAGGCCTTCACGACCAACCTGAACTACCTGAAGGCCGAAGGTCTGGAACTGGGCGTCAACTTCAATGTCGACCTGGAGGATCTGGGCGTCGGCGGCGATATGGGCACCCTGATCTTCGCCCTGAACGCCAACTACTACCTGACGCAGGAGTCCAAGAGCTCCGACCAGACCCCGGTCCTGGACTGCGTGGGCCGCTTCGGCACCAGCTGCCCCGGCGCCGTCGGTGCCGGTGGCGTCGGCAGCCCGCTGCCGGAAGTCCGCTGGGTTCAGCGCATGAACTGGAATATCGGCGACTTCACCATCGGTTATACCTGGCGTCACCTGGGTGGGGTGGAGATCGAGGAGCGTCAGAAGCCCACGACCTTCGACAAGTTCGAGAAGATCAAGGCTTACAACTACATCGACCTCCAGGGTTCGTATCAGCTGTTCGAGCAGGTGCGCCTCAGCGCCGGCGTGACCAACCTGTTCGAAAAGGACCCGCCGGTGGTCGGCAACGAAGCGGGCGCCACCTCTGCCAACTCGGGCAACACCTTCCCCAGCATGTATGATCCGCTGGGCCGCGTGTTCTCGGTTGGTGTGAACGTGCGCTTCTGA
- a CDS encoding winged helix-turn-helix domain-containing protein, with protein sequence MNHLASGFDINPDQDLVVGDVTISPSLNRIAMGDRQRRVEPRIMQVLVLLVRHQGQSVSRDTLLHHCWGGVFVAEDSLNRCIFQLRRALRDVGSTRLRVETIPKFGYALFVDEGAEAEAAPVATPATDGLETPVSTADTDTARAAALPPAGTLPATVEARRLRLALSVAVALLSLAVIVLGVAYWRADRVEPSLAIPVFDVLPLTLEPGMDLFPALSPDGEMAAYAARNSFDDFDIILRGTGPNGRSVSLTNTADHDRMPVWSPRGDAIAFLRSDRDWNCAIYVIAVPVGKERRIGDCVGDQLPNLAWRPDGQAIIFTGVPDATVKMSRLMMMPLEGGQASLLPVPPGGNADDWIPAYSPDGRKLAFARAWPDGKLSIMVVDTRSGKELHRLALDSTSVNFAWSVDGRGLYMTNASRQRRGLWYVDLQTARWQQVMPGIGQLGRLAVASQRGNMAMEIYRGHADIMEFTTDAHERTLQGSGANEYEPQLSPDGRALAFVSDRTGEPQIWLAEDDRPPRPLTNLQGANMNGLRWSPDGRALLFVAEVAMVSDLYRVTISDEATVRLTHDGHAKNAPVWMQDGRIRIPIRGETTWDIWLIDPAGAAPVKIDENRDYIDMSTDGSMLLVGNSGSTKLTWTALKGEGGGTLDLPVTLRRRNVVVCPDTIYAARVNLPSAEVVAVDRKTGAERRLGMVARTESRGQITADCANGSVMMMQFVGQESDLVLLNPVRPE encoded by the coding sequence ATGAACCATCTGGCATCCGGGTTCGACATCAATCCCGACCAGGATCTGGTCGTGGGTGATGTGACGATCAGCCCATCGCTGAACCGGATCGCCATGGGCGACCGGCAGCGCCGGGTGGAGCCGCGCATCATGCAGGTGCTGGTGCTGCTGGTTCGCCATCAGGGACAATCGGTTTCCCGCGACACGCTGCTGCATCATTGTTGGGGTGGGGTGTTCGTCGCCGAAGACAGCCTCAACCGCTGTATCTTCCAGCTGCGCCGCGCGCTCCGAGATGTCGGCAGCACCCGTTTGCGCGTGGAAACGATCCCGAAATTCGGATACGCACTGTTCGTGGATGAAGGGGCGGAGGCAGAGGCCGCGCCTGTGGCGACCCCGGCCACCGACGGACTGGAAACACCTGTTTCCACCGCCGATACGGATACCGCCCGCGCTGCCGCGCTCCCGCCGGCGGGTACCCTGCCAGCCACGGTAGAGGCACGCCGTTTACGTTTGGCGCTGTCTGTCGCGGTGGCGCTGCTGTCGCTGGCCGTGATCGTGCTGGGTGTGGCCTATTGGCGGGCGGATCGGGTGGAGCCTTCGCTGGCCATCCCCGTCTTCGACGTGCTCCCGCTGACCCTGGAACCGGGGATGGACCTGTTCCCGGCCCTGTCACCGGACGGGGAGATGGCGGCCTACGCCGCCCGCAATTCCTTTGACGATTTCGACATCATCCTACGGGGCACCGGGCCCAATGGCCGGTCGGTGTCGCTGACCAATACGGCCGATCATGATCGGATGCCCGTCTGGTCGCCCCGTGGGGATGCCATCGCCTTCCTGCGCAGTGACCGCGACTGGAACTGCGCCATCTATGTCATCGCTGTGCCGGTGGGCAAGGAACGCCGCATCGGTGACTGTGTCGGTGATCAGCTGCCCAACCTGGCTTGGCGGCCCGACGGACAGGCCATCATCTTCACCGGCGTGCCCGATGCCACCGTGAAGATGTCGCGTCTGATGATGATGCCGCTGGAGGGGGGGCAGGCAAGCCTGCTGCCGGTGCCGCCGGGTGGCAATGCCGATGACTGGATCCCCGCCTATTCTCCCGATGGCCGCAAACTCGCCTTTGCTCGCGCCTGGCCCGACGGCAAGCTGTCGATCATGGTGGTGGACACGCGCAGCGGCAAGGAACTGCACCGGCTGGCCCTGGACAGCACGTCTGTGAACTTTGCCTGGTCCGTGGATGGACGCGGGCTTTACATGACCAATGCCAGCCGGCAGCGGCGGGGCCTGTGGTATGTCGATCTGCAGACCGCGCGCTGGCAGCAGGTGATGCCCGGCATCGGCCAGTTGGGCCGTCTGGCCGTTGCCAGCCAGCGCGGCAACATGGCCATGGAGATCTACCGTGGCCATGCCGACATCATGGAATTCACCACCGACGCGCATGAGCGCACCCTGCAGGGGTCCGGCGCCAACGAATATGAGCCGCAGCTGTCGCCCGATGGGCGGGCGCTGGCCTTCGTGTCCGACCGCACCGGTGAGCCGCAGATATGGCTGGCCGAAGATGACCGCCCGCCCCGGCCCCTGACCAATCTGCAGGGGGCGAACATGAACGGGCTGCGCTGGTCCCCCGATGGCCGCGCCCTGCTGTTCGTGGCGGAGGTCGCCATGGTCAGCGACCTGTACCGTGTCACCATTTCCGACGAGGCGACGGTGCGGCTGACCCATGATGGGCATGCCAAGAACGCGCCCGTCTGGATGCAGGATGGTCGTATCCGCATTCCCATCCGGGGGGAAACGACTTGGGATATCTGGCTGATCGATCCAGCGGGTGCCGCACCCGTGAAGATCGACGAGAACCGCGACTATATCGACATGTCGACAGATGGTTCCATGCTGCTGGTCGGCAATAGTGGCAGCACCAAGCTGACCTGGACCGCGCTGAAGGGGGAGGGTGGCGGAACGCTGGACCTGCCCGTCACGCTGCGCCGGCGCAATGTCGTGGTCTGTCCCGACACGATCTATGCGGCCCGCGTCAACCTGCCCTCGGCAGAGGTGGTTGCCGTTGATCGCAAGACGGGGGCGGAACGCCGCTTGGGCATGGTGGCCCGCACCGAAAGCCGGGGCCAGATCACTGCCGACTGTGCCAACGGGTCGGTGATGATGATGCAGTTCGTGGGTCAGGAATCCGATCTGGTCCTGCTGAACCCTGTCAGGCCCGAGTGA